The following coding sequences lie in one Musa acuminata AAA Group cultivar baxijiao chromosome BXJ1-8, Cavendish_Baxijiao_AAA, whole genome shotgun sequence genomic window:
- the LOC135680413 gene encoding U-box domain-containing protein 16-like, with product MAPNPVPMAVSPSRRPLPRPSSSPPSPPDPDPDLLRHLLQLSRDVSPSPPPSWHASLRVGHNFSSVPRNFKQLSLLFEELLQHTRGCDFAMPRSASLCFREMFLVFHRVKALFHDSSGRSRAFHLFRAERLAAELHEQVVDLATLLDILPLAELPVSEDVRDLVRLLLRQFRRSSTAVEPAALSLRRDVLELIAEIERGAVPDRDALQGIFQRLGLDDSRSCGREIDRLERDIGDCAADHRWAPVMVALAGILRYAKCVLFGASIPRSDSSAAAGGKQSSSALENITVPADFRCPISLDLMRDPVVVATGQTYDREPIVRWIGSGHATCPKSGQPLAHLELVPNRALKNLIARWCHDNNVPFDASDRNVTATVTSNNKKPADRDITTPAGTNKAALEAARMTASFLVGELAAAPSTEAANRVVHELRLLAKHGSDNRAFVAEAGAIPLLLPLLRSDDTGLQLNAVTALLNLSIMEANKRRIMHTDGAVDLFVHILAKGATWQAKENAAATVFSLTTVHSYRRRLGRHPRVVELLLQMARAGPANAKKDAMAAIMGLAGDRENTGRLVEAGVVRVALEVSGEPEAAEEAVAVLAAVAKKGGAEAVAEAEGAVARLVGVLRRGSDWARESAAAALVEVCRQSGAEVVAELVAVPGIEWVIWELMEAGTERARRKAAALARICRRWAAAVEAERTARYSEMSIPASSTTVS from the coding sequence ATGGCACCCAATCCCGTCCCCATGGCCGTCTCCCCCTCTCGTCGGCCCCTTCCTCGTCCCTCGTCGTCGCCTCCTTCCCCGCCCGACCCAGATCCCGACCTCCTCCGCCACCTTCTCCAGCTCTCCCGTGACGTCTCCCCGTCACCGCCCCCATCGTGGCACGCCTCGCTCCGCGTCGGTCACAACTTCTCCTCCGTCCCCCGCAACTTCAAACAGCTTTCTCTTCTCTTCGAGGAGCTCCTTCAGCACACGCGAGGCTGCGACTTTGCGATGCCGCGCTCGGCTTCGCTCTGCTTTCGCGAGATGTTTCTTGTCTTCCACCGTGTCAAGGCACTCTTTCACGACAGCTCCGGCCGCAGCCGCGCCTTCCACCTCTTCCGGGCCGAGCGCCTCGCCGCCGAGCTCCACGAGCAAGTCGTCGACCTCGCCACCCTGCTTGACATCCTCCCGTTGGCGGAGCTTCCGGTCTCTGAGGACGTGAGGGACCTcgtccgcctcctcctccgccagtTCCGCCGCTCCTCCACCGCCGTCGAACCCGCCGCTCTCTCCCTCCGCCGGGACGTCCTCGAGCTCATCGCTGAAATCGAGAGAGGGGCGGTACCTGATCGGGACGCGCTGCAGGGGATCTTCCAGCGGCTCGGCCTCGATGATTCCAGGAGCTGCGGCCGTGAGATCGACCGCCTCGAGCGCGATATCGGTGATTGCGCCGCCGACCATAGGTGGGCGCCCGTCATGGTGGCGCTCGCTGGGATCCTCCGCTACGCCAAGTGCGTCCTCTTCGGCGCCTCGATTCCGAGGTCTGACTCTTCTGCCGCCGCAGGCGGTAAACAATCGTCCTCGGCGTTGGAGAACATCACGGTGCCGGCGGACTTCCGGTGCCCAATCTCGCTGGACCTGATGCGGGACCCGGTGGTGGTGGCCACCGGGCAGACGTACGACCGAGAGCCCATTGTCCGGTGGATCGGCTCCGGACACGCCACCTGCCCCAAGTCCGGCCAGCCGCTCGCCCACCTCGAGCTCGTCCCCAACCGCGCCCTGAAGAACCTTATAGCCCGGTGGTGCCACGACAACAACGTCCCCTTCGACGCATCTGATCGTAACGTCACCGCTACCGTCACAAGCAACAACAAGAAGCCTGCCGATCGCGACATTACCACCCCAGCCGGAACGAACAAGGCGGCGCTGGAAGCGGCGAGGATGACGGCGTCCTTCCTCGTGGGAGAGCTCGCAGCGGCGCCGTCGACGGAGGCCGCGAACCGCGTCGTCCACGAGCTCCGGTTGCTGGCTAAGCACGGGTCCGACAACCGCGCATTTGTGGCGGAAGCCGGCGCGATCCCCCTCCTCCTCCCGCTACTCCGGTCGGACGACACGGGGCTCCAACTCAACGCCGTAACGGCGCTGCTCAACCTGTCGATCATGGAGGCCAACAAGCGGCGCATCATGCACACGGACGGCGCCGTCGACCTCTTCGTCCACATCCTGGCGAAGGGCGCCACGTGGCAGGCGAAGGAGAACGCCGCCGCCACCGTGTTCAGCCTCACCACCGTGCACTCCTACCGGCGGCGGCTCGGGCGGCACCCGCGCGTCGTGGAGTTGCTGCTGCAGATGGCACGGGCGGGCCCCGCCAACGCGAAGAAGGACGCGATGGCGGCCATCATGGGACTCGCCGGGGACCGCGAGAACACTGGGCGGCTGGTGGAGGCCGGGGTCGTGCGAGTGGCGCTGGAGGTCTCCGGGGAGccggaggcggcggaggaggccGTGGCAGTGTTGGCTGCGGTGGCGAAGAAGGGAGGAGCAGAGGCGGTGGCGGAAGCGGAGGGGGCGGTGGCGAGGCTGGTGGGTGTGCTTCGACGGGGGTCGGACTGGGCGAGGGAGAGCGCGGCGGCGGCGCTGGTTGAGGTGTGCCGGCAGTCGGGCGCGGAGGTGGTGGCGGAGCTAGTGGCAGTGCCGGGAATCGAGTGGGTGATATGGGAGCTGATGGAGGCGGGGACGGAGCGCGCGAGGCGAAAGGCGGCGGCGCTGGCGCGTATATGCCGGAGGTGGGCGGCAGCGGTGGAGGCGGAACGAACGGCCAGATACTCGGAGATGAGCATACCCGCGTCGTCCACCACCGTCTCATGA
- the LOC103996302 gene encoding uncharacterized protein LOC103996302: MDWHSWLAKSSLEPSLAYEYGLLFMDNELEEEDIAYFDHDFLQSMGISVAKHRLEILKLAKNDGRATPVPVAKLAAVISKSKNCLTRYVRAMGCTNGPAILVVANATYGDRWSGAAMRRKAKLALLKQGRLMIADRGMSVAADLPSRSHSASPMVRGCHGNSNAAADDGYRGPAVGAMRWDSMFDNLKPT, translated from the coding sequence ATGGACTGGCACTCCTGGCTCGCCAAGTCCAGCCTTGAGCCATCGCTGGCTTACGAGTATGGCCTCCTGTTCATGGACAACGAGCTGGAGGAGGAGGATATAGCCTACTTCGACCATGACTTCCTCCAGAGCATGGGCATATCCGTGGCGAAGCACAGGTTGGAGATCCTGAAACTAGCCAAGAACGACGGCAGGGCGACGCCGGTCCCTGTCGCCAAGCTCGCTGCCGTAATCAGCAAGTCCAAGAACTGCCTCACGAGGTATGTCCGCGCGATGGGCTGCACTAACGGTCCCGCGATCTTGGTCGTGGCCAACGCCACGTACGGCGACCGCTGGAGCGGGGCCGCGATGAGGAGGAAGGCGAAGCTGGCGCTACTGAAGCAGGGCAGGCTGATGATCGCCGACCGCGGCATGAGCGTCGCCGCCGATCTGCCGTCTCGATCCCACAGCGCTAGCCCGATGGTTCGCGGCTGTCATGGCAACAGCAACGCCGCTGCTGATGACGGTTACCGGGGGCCTGCAGTCGGAGCCATGAGGTGGGACTCCATGTTCGACAACTTGAAGCCCACATGA